The genome window TCTCATACCAGGGCTTAATGATGATATGGATGAAATCTCCAATCTTGCTTCTTTCATAACCGAATCCCTTGGAACGGAAACCCCATGGCACGTAAGCAGGTTCCATCCCACATACAGGTTGACAGACCGACCATCCACTCCCCTGGCAACGCTTGTAAAAGCTCGAAAAACCGGTATGGAGGCGGGGCTCAGATATGTTTATACCGGCAATGTTCCCGGCGAAAATGGAGAGAATACGTTCTGCTATAATTGTGGAAAAATTCTTGTGAAGCGGTGGGGGTTGAATATGAAACAAAATCTGATTGTACAAGGGCTGTGCCATGCCTGTGGAGCTGAGATAGATGGTGTTTGGACTGAATAATATTCTACCATATTTCAGAATGATCAAGTTTTCCCATACCATTTTTGCGCTTCCGTTTGCTCTTGCAGCAGCAATACTCGCCTGCAAACAGTATCATGTTGAATTGATTGATATATTCTGGATATTGCTTGCCATGACCGGCGCTCGTTCTGCGGCCATGGGTTTTAACAGGATCGCAGATGCTGAATTTGATGCAAAAAATCTTCGTACTGCAAATCGCGCAATTCCTGCCAAAACTATTTCACTCGCAGCAGCAGCTCTGTTTGTGTTTGTTTTTGCCCTTATTTTTGTCTTTGCGTCTGCAATGCTGGGCCGAATCTGTTTTTATCTATCCATTCCTGTTCTAATTATACTTTTTGCCTATTCATACACCAAAAGAATCACTCTCCTTTCACATATATATCTCGGATTTGCAATCTCCATTGCTCCTATCGGCGCCTGGATCGCCCTGACCGATACTTTTTCACCTGCTATTCTCCTACTCTCCCTTGCTCTTATGTTTTATATTGCAGGTTTTGATATTATATATGCATGCCAGGATATTGATTTTGATAAAAAAGAAGGCCTTCATTCTATTCCTGCCGGGGTTGGTATAAAAAAAGCTCTTATGTTCTCTAAAATTATTCATTTTTTTTCTTTTTTTTTCTTTTACTTAATCTATCATGCTTTTGATATGCATTCGATTTATCTGATAGCGCTTTGTATTATCGGAATTTTGCTTATCATTGAGCACCGGCTTATAAAATCTGATGATCTTAGAAAAATTAATATAGCATTTTTTCATGTAAACAGTATTATTTCCGTAACACTCTTTGCAGGAATCCTTCTTG of Desulfosarcina sp. BuS5 contains these proteins:
- a CDS encoding UbiA-like polyprenyltransferase, which gives rise to MVFGLNNILPYFRMIKFSHTIFALPFALAAAILACKQYHVELIDIFWILLAMTGARSAAMGFNRIADAEFDAKNLRTANRAIPAKTISLAAAALFVFVFALIFVFASAMLGRICFYLSIPVLIILFAYSYTKRITLLSHIYLGFAISIAPIGAWIALTDTFSPAILLLSLALMFYIAGFDIIYACQDIDFDKKEGLHSIPAGVGIKKALMFSKIIHFFSFFFFYLIYHAFDMHSIYLIALCIIGILLIIEHRLIKSDDLRKINIAFFHVNSIISVTLFAGILLDELARRWI